The Methylobacterium durans nucleotide sequence TGCTCGATCGGCCGGGCAAAGTGCACCGGATCTTCGCGGCCTGCCGGGCCGACTGCGGCGCCTTTCCGGCCTCCGTCGAACCGGTGGCGTTCGATGTGACCGAACCGCAGCAGATCCAGAGGGTCGTCGCCGAGACGAAACCAACTACGATCCTCCATCTCGCGGCGATCGCTGCGACCCAGGATGCACAGAAGGATCGCGGCTATACCTGGTCCGTGAACCTTACGGGGACGATGTCCCTCGCGGAGGCGACCCTGACGTCTGTACCGGACGCGCGCTTCATCTACATCGGGAGCGCCGAGGTGTACGGCAGCACGTTCCAGGTCCAGTCGGGCCCGCTGAACGAGGACGCTACGCTGCGTCCCACCACGTCCTACGCCGCGTCGAAGGCGGCAGCCGACCTCCTCGTCGGCCAGATGGTCCATTCCGGTCTCAACGCGGTTCGGTTCCGGCCATTCAATCACACGGGCCCGGGCCAGACGACCCGCTTCGTCGTGCCCGCCTTCGCATCGCAGATCGCCCGTATTGAGGCGGGTCTTCAGCCGCCGGTGATTAAAGTCGGCAATCTCGAACCGGCCCGTGACTTCCTCGACGTCCGGGACGTGGTCCGCGCCTACGTTCAGGCGATCTTTGCCGAG carries:
- a CDS encoding NAD-dependent epimerase/dehydratase family protein, whose translation is MSERILITGAGGFVGRHVIEALLDRPGKVHRIFAACRADCGAFPASVEPVAFDVTEPQQIQRVVAETKPTTILHLAAIAATQDAQKDRGYTWSVNLTGTMSLAEATLTSVPDARFIYIGSAEVYGSTFQVQSGPLNEDATLRPTTSYAASKAAADLLVGQMVHSGLNAVRFRPFNHTGPGQTTRFVVPAFASQIARIEAGLQPPVIKVGNLEPARDFLDVRDVVRAYVQAIFAEDLRPGSIFNIASGTPRKIASVLRGLCDLSRVEIAVEQDAGVLRRNEVMSATGNAEAGRSALDWQPRIPWEETLRDVLEEHRNALRA